The region GATGAAGCATTCAAAACATACTTTGGCTATAAGCAGTCAACTCAGGTTTACAACCGTCAGAATTATGGAACCGCAGAATGGGTCAATTTATTAAAAAACGAACTTGACAATTCAAGGCCTTTGCTTTATAGAGGTGCCGGCACAGGAGGTGGGCATTTTTTTGACATCGATGGATACGACAATAATAATTTCTTTCATATCAATTGGGGATGGGGTGGCGCTTATGATGGTTATTTTACCATTGATGCACTCAATCCGGGTGGAGTCGGAACCGGTGGAGGGACCGGAGGATACAATTCAGGTCATTATGCCATTTTGGGCATTCAGCCAGAGCAGACCAGTACGGGCAGCTTTGATCTCAGTCTTTATTCAGCCATGGAAGTTAATCCTACTTCATTGGGTTCAAATCAAGCATTCAAAGTTTCTGTGAAAATTGCCAATTTAGGAATGTCAGCATTTAGTGGAGACTTTTGTGCGGCTGTTTTTACAAATGAAGGTGTCTTTGTAGATTTTGTTCAAATCTTAAACAACCAAAATCTTCAAAATGGATTTTACAATACATACGAATTCAACTCTGCCGGGATGACGCTTATTCCGGGAAAGCACACCATTGGACTTTACTACCGCAATCCAGACAAGGAATGGACTTTAATCAATCAATCTACGTACAATAACCCAATAAGTCTGACGGTGGCCAGTAATGCGAATGTAATTGCCATGTATTCAAAAATGAATTTCAGCTCCAACCCGATCGTACAGGACCAGGCGTTTACGGTAACTGCTGACATTGCTAATTATGGAGCTACAGATTTTAAGGGATGGCTGTCTGCAGATATTTTTGACAAAGAGGGCAAATGGGTTGAAACAATAGCTGAAATCGAAAATACCGTAATCAAGGCAGGTTTTTTTAATTCCGGATTTCAATTTTCAAATGATGGATTATCCCTTGATCCCGGGAGTTATTACATTGCCCTGTTTAATTCAACAAATTACACTGATTGGTACATCCTTTCCAATACTTTGTATGACAATCCTGTATTGATCAATGTTGTTTCACCGGGAATCACTGCCGATAAATATGAAGACAATAATTCAAGAGAAACTGCCTACAATTTACCATATACTTTTAATGGAAGTCAGGCTCATATAAACACCATAGGCTCAAATTTTCATAACAGGACAGAATATGATTTTTATAAAGTAATATTGCCGGCAGGATCAGAATATAAAATTGAAACTAAAATAGGAGACCGATTCAGTAGCCTGGATGGTAAAGATTACTCTGCAGATATTTTAATTTCTTATGATCTCGGCAATGGATATTCTGAGGCTTATGACTATTCAATACCAAATAATATTATTTTGAAAAACGGAGGCGAGGCCTTGTTCTACATTGCCCCCTATTCTGCAGGCGAAACTGGAACTTATATATTGGATTTAAAGATTACTAAAACTCAACCTTCAGCAAGTAAAGATTTCATAAATGAAAATCTACTAAATTGCTCGCCAAATCCAGCCAATAACCTCCTTTATTTAGAAACTACTGCAACTCTTACCGGAGCAAGTGATGTTAAAATTTTTAATACCACAGGACAACTTATAAAAGCAATAAATAAAATTTCCATTGGTACTCAGAAAATGCCGATAGATGTAAGCAGCCTCCAAAATGGTCTCTATTATCTTAAAATTCAGAATCAGTTAATGGAATCTAATTCAATAAAAATAAATATTTTACATTAGATGAACTTGAATAGAATTTCAAGCATACTTATTATTTTATTGTTTTGTCTGTGTTGCACGAGGAAGGGGATCATGAATGATTTTGACAGTTCAGGGCCTCCAACGATGATTTATAAAATGAAAGAAGAATCCTATAAAGTCCTTGTGCCGGTGATGCTTTCCGCGGATAGATCTGAAATTATTGCATATCCTGCAAAACAAGATCTGTTAAAAAATAATAGATACACCTATCCTACAGAATTGACCAAAGGATATTTTTTAGATAACCGTGGTATCAATGCTCAAACTGCCCTGTTGAAACTAAATTATGAAATGTATTTAAAAATGGAAGATGGTTTTTCTTCAAAGGATTTAATTCTTCAAATAAAAGACAAAAACCCATTTATCGAACTCTATGATTGTGGCAATAGATTTAAATTCAATAACGAAGTTAAAGAGATCAATCAAATGATTCTGAAGAACAAATTAAAGAACTGCAAATGTCTTATAAAGCAATAAAGTTTCCGGAAATTTAACAAATTCAACGGATTTTCGATTACAATTACAATTCCTTAAAACTAAAATGTATCTGCCTGTACATATCTTTTTAATATTTAAATGACAGGCCTGTTTATCTGAAATTATTTCCAACTAATTTGTTGGGAGCCTGCGGCTCTGCTGTCTTCAAGACGCGTTATGGTTGAATTTCTTACATCTACCATATAAATTCTTAATCCGCTGACTACGGCAATGTATCTACTGTCGGGAGACCAGGTTGGAGCAGAAGGCACAGTTAAATCTGTTTTTATTTGCCGGGGATTTGAACCATCAAATGACATGGTCCACAATTCATAACTACTTATAAATGCTATGGTATTACCATCCGGACTTACACTGGGACTGTTTACATCTGTTAGATTAGGATCTATTCGTGTGATGGAATTAAAATCCTTATCAATTAAATAAAGTCCATTGTTTCTAGAAGGGGCCCCCTGAACAATCAATGAACCATCAGGCGCCCAACTTGGTGAGTAATAACTTTGATCAAGCTTGTCTGGATTACCAACGCTTAATAATAATTGTCCGGATTGAGCATCGACCACATAAGTCACCTGATTATAAGGATACCCATCGTATGCCACATATTTCTGATCAAATGAAATACGAGGTGAGTTTAAAAAATTTCTGTCTTTATTATTGGGATCTACGCTCCAGGAAACAAGCGTTCTTCGATTTGCACCGTATAGGTCCGTAATCATGATTCTGCCTTGGTGATTTTCGATGGCCAGGATATCCCCATTGGCCATGATGTCCGGCTGTATTGCATTATTCATCAGCTGTTCAACATTTCCATCTTTTGCTGATATCCTGAACAATGTTCCACCTGCCTGAGAGCCATCATTATAATAGATGGATCCTGAGAAATCACTGTCAGACGAATCATTTGAGGGACAGCCTGTAAGCACAAATAAAAAAAGCAAAACGAAACAATGTAGTAGTAGCCTGTTCATAATAAAAATTTTAAATAATTTATAAAGGACAATGTTTTTAGAAATAATTAATCTCCGTTTTTTATAAATCTCTAGAATCTGAATAAAACGCAAAAAAAAAAAATCAAGTTTAGTGGAACGGCAATACCTATGCCCAAAATGAAAATTGAACTATGATTCAGATCGCAAACAAAGCGCTGAACAAAATATGAAACGCCCTTGGCAAATGTAAGTCAGTATTTCCAATTTTGGTGAATTGCCTGTATATTTATTTTTAATATTGATTATCAACCGTGTTTCAAATATACTTGTCGATAAAATTGACCTTTGGACACTTTAGCCTTTCAACTCTATTTTGCCGTTTAAGAATAATATTTTACATATACATCCTGGCGATGGTTTGAGAAACCTAACAGGTGATTATTATCATACAGCGTGAAGTAGGGTTCCTAAAAGTCCAATTTAACATACTTAAATCAGGAACGGCGAAACGAATAATTTCGGATTCATTTTTTCGAATTTCAATACCCTTTCAAAACCATTTTTAAAAAAATCCACCACCTTTTAATGTGAATAAAAAATTCTAAGAAAACAAGTTCGACTCCATGTTCTAAAGATCTTACCCTATAAACTTTTACCTTCATCAGGAAACTTTATTAAAGTGATTTTTAGGATCTAAATTTACATTACCAAGTACCTGGCTTTAGAATCCAATTTCTATCTGGGTGGTCCTGACATAAGCATAATGGCAAGCTTCGTGATCATCAAAATGACTATCCAGGAAATTCCGATAAATTTACAACCGTATCCATACATCTCATTTCCTTTGGTGGTGTTGTAGGAAAGGTATGAACTCAAGCCCAATAGTAATCCCGCAATCAAATACACAAAGGCTTCTGATTTTGGATGATATGAATCAATAAGAGTTACCCAAAATCCTTTGAGCAGAAAAAGAACGGCCAGTGCATTGATGCCTGCCATCAGTATGTAAATCATTTTTAACATTGCTAACCATATTTATGAGCATGAAAAATATTTTGTAAAAATATCTGACAATATTTATTTTACTACACTTTCCTTATCCAACTTTTGAATAGCGCGTTTTGAAAAAAAAATGAATCTTTATATGTACACATGGTTCAAAACAAACAAAATATTTTCTAAACATTACCTTTCATGAATTCTCTGATAATTTCCAGGTACAAATCTATTTCCCGCAAATGTGTACGGAAAGAAAGAATTGCGATGCGTATCCAGTATTGCTGATGAATGGTGGTTGAAGAAACAAACATCCGGCCATCTCGCACCACGTGGTCCACAAGTGCCGCATTAAATGCATCTGCGTCTCCCTGAAGTGGAACATAACGGTAAATGCATACGGACAAATCCGGATAGGAACCAACTTCAAAACCCATCTTACGGATCTCCTCATAAAAATATCTGCACAAAAGTATTTTTTCCTCCAGGGCTGCCTTGAAAGGTTCAATGCCATACAAACGCAATGGAATCCACAATCTCAATCCCCTAAAGTGTTTGGTGAGCTCAGGAGAAAGGTCGGAGGCACTGAGTTCTTCCATCGCCTGTACGGTATCCTGCATGTATGCAGCACGATAATAATGGGCTTTGTATTGAGAGGCAGTATCTTTGATAAGGACCGCTCCCAGACCGTATGATAAAAATAAGCCCTTATGCGGATCAATGGCAAGCGAGTCAGCTCGCTCGATTCCGGAGAATTTATTTTTAAGCGGATAACCAAGTTCATCCTCAAGATCTGCTAAAATAAAAAATCCCCCATAAGCTGCATCGACATGAAACCACAGATGATAATCCTCTGCCACCGTTGCCAATTCATTAAGCGGGTCTACTGCTCCGGTATCTGTGGTACCGGCAGATCCAATGATGATGAAGGGTTCAAAACCTAATTCCAGATCTTCCTCAATCTTCTTCCTTAAATCTACCGGATCCATTCTGAAACGATCATCCATGGCTACAAATCGGGTTCTGGCTTCGCGCATCCCACAAATACGGATGGCCTTGTGTACACAATGATGAACCTGTGAAGTCAGGTAGATGCACTGTTTGTTGAATTCAGCTGCCTTAAGCTCTTTAGCTTCCCGGGCAGTGGTAAAGGCTATGAGGTTGGCTATGCTTCCCCCACTGGTGAGATTGCCATGCGCGGTAGATGGAAAACCCATGATTCGGCAGAGCCATCGTATGAGTTCATTTTCAAGTTTTACAGCACCGGGACCGCTGTAGTATATTCCGGCATATTGGTTGCATACAGCAGCCAGATAATCTCCCAACGCACCTGCGTACAAACCACCTCCTGGTATATAACCCAAATGCCCTCCGGAAGCAGGATTAAGACCCTGATGGAGCATTTCTTCATCCAATTGATTCAGAATGCCATGCAAATCCATAGTTTCATTGTCCGGGTGCTCCAATTTGCCCTTCATACTTTCAAAGGAAAAATAGGCTTTTCGATCCATCAGACTGTCCAAAAAGTCCTGTGCAAATTCTTGCATTTCACGATCCAATCCTTCGCGGATCTTACGGTCCGGTGATAAGGCTGCACCGGCTCTTTCAAGTTCCAGGATTTGTGCTTTTAATTGATTTTCCATAAAGTCTGCAAAATATTAAATGATCCTTCAGCAGGCTTAATTTTTATTTAATGATTTGTAAATATCCTACCTCAAATGGTTCGAATTGATTAAAAATGCTTATTTTTAGACTTCGCTGCATGACAGCACAAAACCGATCTAATTTTTCCAATTTCAAATGTTGACAAAAGACCGTATAAACGAGGCATTAAAATTTCATTTTGGTTTCGAATCCTTTAAAGGCAATCAAGAGAAGATCATAGAATCTGTACTCAATCAAAAAGATACTTTCGTAATTATGCCGACAGGTGGGGGAAAGTCCCTCTGCTATCAGCTTCCTGCCCTGATGTTACCTGGCACTGCCATCATCATTTCACCCCTCATTGCACTGATGAAAAATCAGGTAGATGCCATCCGGGGTTATGGACAGACAGACGAGATTGCGCATTTTATGAATTCCTCGCTGAATCGCTCAGAAATCAAGCAGGTAAAGGAAGACATTACCCGTGCAAAAACCAAATTGCTCTATGTTGCACCGGAGACTTTGCAAAAAGAAGAAACCATCGAATTTTTAAATTCAGTGGACCTCTCCTTTATGGCAGTAGATGAAGCACATTGTATCTCTGAATGGGGACACGACTTCCGACCGGATTATCGTCGCATCAGAGACATGATCAATTCCATTGACCGACACATTCCCATTATTGCACTCACGGCTACTGCAACACCTAAAGTCCAGATTGACATCGTAAAGAGTTTGGAAATGAATGATCCGGATATTTACATGGAGTCCTTCAACCGACCCAATCTATATTATGAAGTAAGGCCAAAAATTAATAAGGACCAGACGATGAAACAGATCGTCCAAATCCTAAAGGCCCAACCGGGTGAATCCGCCATTATCTATGTGCAAGCCCGAAAAACGACTGAGGAGTTGGCTCAGGTACTTCTAGTTAACGGGATTAAAGCTGCTCCTTACCATGCTGGCATGGATCCAAAAGCAAGATCTCAGGTTCAGGATGATTTTCTGATGGAAGAAATCGATGTTATTTGTGCCACGATTGCCTTTGGAATGGGGATTGACAAGCCGGATGTACGGGTAGTTATCCATTATGACATTCCAAAATCCCTTGAAAATTATTATCAGGAGACAGGTCGGGCAGGCCGTGATGGCATGATTGGCAATTGTTTTGCTTTCTTCGCTAATTCAGACCTCACCAGACTGGAAAAATTCCTGAGAGACAAACCGGCTTCTGAACGGGATATGGGAGCTCAGCTCCTTGATGAGGTGGAAGCATACGTAGAAAGTTCTGTATGCAGACGAAAATTTGTACTTCATTATTTCGGAGAGGAATTTGAAGAATCTCGCTGCAAGGCTATGTGCGACAATTGCAGACACCCTAAACCAAAATTAGAAGTCAAAAAAGAAATGCTGCTGGCCTTAAAAACCATTCTTGCACTCAATCAAAATTTTACCATAAAACCTTTGGTCGAATTCCTCTGTGGAATCAACACAAAGGATATTCTGGACTACGAACTAGACCGTCATGAATTGTTTGGACAAGGGAAAGACAGGGACAATCTTTTCTGGTTCTCTTTATTCAGACAAGGGATTTTACAAGGTTTTATTATTAAAGATGTAGAAACTTATGGAATTCTAAAACTCAGCGAACAGGGCAAGGAATTCATTAAAAAACCGGAAGCCGTTGAAATTTCAATCAACCATGATTACGGTAATACCAGTTCCATTGAAGAAGATACCGCTCCGGCACAAGGTGTAGCGCTGGATCCGCAGCTCTTCAATACTTTAAAAGAAATCAGACTGGATGTAGCCAAAAAACATAAGGTTAAACCTTGGGTGGTGTTCTTTGATCCTTCCTTAGAAGAAATGGCTACTCAATACCCTATCAGCATGGAAGACCTGTGCAAAATATCCGGTGTAAGCAGAGGAAAGGCAGAACGATATGGTCAGGCTTTCATAGACTACATTGCCAAATATGTAGAAGAAAATGAAATTGAACGCCCGGATGATTTCCAAATTAAGCAAGTAGCTGACAAGTCCAAGGCAAAAGTGGAAATTATAAAATGCATTGACAAAAAAATGCCTCTTGGTGATATTGCCCGAAATGTTCAAATGAATATGGAAGAGCTGATGGACGAATTAAACATCATCGTCAGTTCAGGAACTAAAATAAATATAGATTACTACATAAAAGAAGAAGTGGACGAATCGATATGCGAAGACATCTACGATTACTTCAATACGGCAGACAGTGACTCAACCGAAGAAGCTTATAGAAGCCTCAAGGAGGACGACATTACCTTTGAAGAAATTCGATTGGTCCGCCTTAAGTTCCTTTCTGAAATGGTCAATTGATGCAGAAGCCGGGCATACTCATTATAAATGGCCCTAATCTGAATATGCTGGGGGTACGTCAACCAGAAATTTACGGGAACGTATCGTTTGAAACATACTTGGAAAATTTACATGCAACTTTTGCTGAGGTAACCTTGGGATATTATCAAAGTAACCATGAAGGAGATCTCATAGACTGCATCCAGGAATCAACCAAATCGTACAGAGGAATTGTCATAAATCCCGGAGCTTATACTCATACTTCTGTGGCCATTCGAGATGCCTTGGCAGGAATCCAAATTCCTGTTATTGAAGTGCATTTGAGCAACATCTATAGCCGCGAGCAATTTCGTCGCATTTCTTTAATTAAAGAGGTCTGTGTAAGTTCTTTTGTTGGATTTGGTCTGGATGGTTACAAAATGGCTGTTGAAAGAATGATGGAATTTATCAGAGCCGGATTTTAAAGCAAGGGTATCGAATGGAATTATATTCGCCAAAAATGAATTTCCAAAAATCCGTTTTCCAATTCAACATTTGTTCTCGGCTTCTAAAATTTAAAGGACAATAATTATTCACATAATCAAGGCTTACTGTGAGGACCCATACCGGGTAACATAAACCTAATTTACCAAAAAAAAACAGGAGGCTTCTTTTGGAAGCCCCCCGTTGCATTTTGAATGTTCCAAAAAATTACTTCGCAGGATTAGTTCCTTTCACCGGAGCAGCTCCTTGTGTAGTTGGTCTTCTTTTAGTATCTACACTTGTTGGTTTAGTTGCAGGGGTAGAACGCTTTGGCGTTGAAGATGAAGCATTTGGTTTTGCACCGGCAGATTTTCTGGTACCATCGGCAGATTTTGTATCAGTTCCCTGAGTGGTTGCATCTGTACTGCTGGATGTTTTGGCAGTTGTAGTAGTTGCAGCAGGTTTAGCATCCGTAGATTTTCCGGAAACGTCTGTGGATTTTGTTTCTGTACCCTGAGGTGCAGCAGCAGGTCCACCGGTTCTGTCAGGTCTTGGAGCTTGAGCATTGATCATAGCATTGAAAGCCATAAGAGCACCGAAAGTTAAAAGCAGTTTTTTCATTTAATTCAAAATTTAATGGTTTAAAAATTATAGTTTACATATTACAGTGATTCATTTTGATAAAAGGTTATCAGAATTAAAGGCTAATTATTAAAATTATTTTTTTTCTCATCCTTTAAAAAATAATGCCTTTGAATCAGAAATATTTTTTCATCGAAGTGCTAATCAAATTAATACTATGGTATCTCGCTAAAATGAGTGTTGAGTTCGGTATAAACCTATTTGGGAGCAAAATGCACTGTGTACATTTTAATCACCTCAACCATGTCAACTGCACAAAAAAAATAGGGGGTTACTTTTGTAACCCCCTATTTTTTTTAAATTTTTCCAAAAAATTACTTCGTTGGATTGGCGCCCTTCACTGGAGCAGCCTTTTGTGTTGTTGGCCTTCTTTTACAAGCAGCGGTACATTTATGGCCTTTTTCTCCATGAGCTAAAACGTGATTTCCACCTTTGCAAGCAGCAGTACACTTATGGTCTCTGATGTTGCCATCAGTAGCAGCAGTACCGTCACCACCAGTTCCAGCAGCTGGTTTAGAAGCAGAAGGAGTAGTTACCTTAGGAGCAGTTGAAGTAGCCCCAGGTTTGGTGGTGGTTGATGTTCCAGTGGCATCGCCAGATTTTGTTTCAGTTCCCTGAGGTGCAGCAGCAGGTCCACCGGTTCTGTCAGGTCTTGGAGTTTGAGCATTGACCATAGCATTGAAAGCCATAAAAGCTCCGAACATTAAAAGGAATTTTTTCATTTAAATAAATTTAATGGTTTAAAATAGATGTGCATTACTTATCAAAGTTACAGTATTTCGTAAAAGCTTATCAATATTTTTCGTTAAAATAAACTTAACAAAAGGATTTTAAGGCAGAATCAAAGATAAGAGCATAAAACAATCCTTCCTACTACCACAAGGTGGTCTTTCTGATTTCCTCCAGGTGGTCATAGATACATTGCAGCCCAAGGGTGGCGGCCCGGTTGTAGTCCATTACCTTTACTACCCTGCCATCATCAAAACTGATCATCAGACTGTTGACATGGTCTTCTGTTGCTTCTCCAAATTTCATTTCATTTTTTGGGATATGCAAATACTTTAACCTGAGCAATAAGTTACGGAATAGATCCGGGTCACATTGAGCTTTAAAGATCCCTTCCTCGAGTTCCGTATTTTTAATATTCTGCAGAATCATTCCTCCGGTACTGTCGATCTTCAACCGGTAGTCCGGGCATCCCCCAAACTGACAATAGGAATGTATTTGTATAAATCTTAAACCGTTTACATTCGGATTGGAGGTGTATTCAATCAATCGGTCAAACTTGTAAATTAGGGTATCTTTTCTGAGAAAACCCAGTGAGTAATAGGTGTTAAAATTCTTAGGAAACCGCACCTCATTGCCATTTTTCATGGTAACAGTTTGCTCGGATGCGTATTGCTTATATACAATAAGTGGTCCATCCTTTGTTTCCTCAATGAATGGAATATTAAGATCTCCTACTACTTTTGTCGGACTTACCGGTACCAATTCATAAACACCTGCGTCTTCCTTGGCTATAATCAGATAACTCTCATTTATCTTTCTTTTATAACCCTGAACAAATAAATCAAGCAGTCCATCGTCATTGAAATCGGCTACAAACCAGGGAGAATACTCAATGGAATCCAGGTACAATTGCTGGTCCTCATTTTTAACTTTTACACCCAGATTAAAACTCTTTAAATCTGAAAAGTTCTTTTCCAAAAAAATCTTGACTTCCTTCTCTAAAGTAAAGTCTTCAAATTCCTGAGCATTAAGTACACCAATGAATAAAGCAGGCAAAAGTGTCCACAAGAACTTAAACATATTCAAACGATCTATCGAATCAATGAAAAAACACCCTTTTGAGTACGAACTTGATTGTTCAGATAAAATATGGTCAAGGTGTACAGGTAAGACTCCATCGGTGCAGGATTCCCATCTATGTTTCCGTCCCAGGTTGCTGCAGGATTGGTTGTGGAAAACACCTTTTTACCCCAGCGATTGTAAATATCAAATTCAACACTTCTGATTTTGTTGAGATTGTTGTCTTTGTACACTGGATTGAAATCTTTATTCACCACCGTTTCACTACCCGGCATAAAAACATTCGGGAAGTCCACACATGGTAATTCTTCTATGTTGTATGTCAAACTAGCTGCCTCATCACAATAGGAGGAGGTGATGGTTAAAGCAATATTGGGTATGGTGATTAAAGTATCATAGGTGGTATTGGGAATCTTGGTATCAGGATCAGGTGACCAAAGATATTTTACAAAAGGATTTTGGAAATCAAGATTGGCGTACTTAACCGGAATGGCAAGTATGGTATTGGAATCGCCCACACATCCCATGACTTTGGTGGCACCTTGTTTAAAGTCGTAATAACTGCAACTTCGCTTTAATTCAAGATCGAACATTTTTGGGATGATGGTTGAATTGTTATTGACCATGGGTAAACTGATCAATTTCAACCCGGCAAAAGTATCTTGTTTAAATTTTTCAACATTGGTTCTGGCAATAATTTCCTTATCCTCCGCAGTACATTTGACATCATTGATCTTTAAATCCGTAGCCAACTTTGCATTGAAGAAGCGCAGCGTGTCTGTGAAGTTGCCGGTCATGATTACATTCTCTTCAATCTCAGAATAATCGATGGCAAGGTTAGATACCTTATCCGATGTTATACTCTTCAATAAAGAATTATTGGCTGTATTTGCTAATCTGGAATCATACTTTGCACCTGCAGGTGAAGATAGATTTCCATTTACACGGTGTGCAAAGGAAGTTAAATATTGCCGCTGATTTCCTCCCCGGGGCCTAAAACTGACCACCCTTGGCTCCAGACTTGGATCATAGGGATATGCCAGAGTCGTTTGCTCTTCAATAATGCCATCCTGATCCAATTCCACCAAACATAAATTATGGGTAGAAGAGGTGGTAAAATAATTACCAGCCAAAACAATACTGGAATTACCAGTCACAATACCCCGGTCAATGTGTACAAACTGGCTGTCCAAATGATAGGAAAACAATACATTGAAACTTGGGTCTATCCCTGCCACGAGATTGCTGTCCAGGGCAAGAAAAATCTGATTGTTATTAAAAACGTGTACATCGCGGATTAAATGAGCAGAATCCATTTTACTCAATAGTTGCTGAGAAAAATTCTGATCCGTCCTGATCAGGTATCCGCTTAGGTTGGATGAATCAGGGCCGGCATTAAAACTTATATAGCGGGATTGTACATCATTGGTCGCATGCACTACCGGATTTAGATAGACTTTCTGATCGGGAATGGAAATCGTGGTAGACAGTAAAACACTTCCTGTGAATGGATGGATTTCAAGCAAGTGAATACCTGATTGCGCTCCTTTGGTAAATATCTCTGCCAATAAAATGGTATCTGACTGACTTCCTCCTGGAAATCTTGCAGTATTCATGGAAAACAAATCAAAAGTGTCTACTTTAAATTTTTTGGTATAGACCTTTTTACCGCAATAGTTGTACTTGATCAACTGAATGGTAGAGTCCGGAGCATTTGCCAAAGTAATCCATCCGGCATCAGTGGTTCCATGTACGTTCAAAGCTTTCAAAGGCAAACTATCTTTCACATCAAAAAACTGAAGAGGTTGCGCCGCCAGATCCAATGAAAAAATAATAGCCACAAAGGGAATCCAGAATAAATGCCTGAAATTTGCCATGTCTTGTAAGAATGATTTATTTAACTTGCCGCAAAGTTAAGCAGAATGGACTTCCTAATCTGTTAAAAATGCGTCAAAAATAAAGCTCAAAAATAATATATTATAAATTTAATATACGTAATTGTATTGTAATCATGAATATTATATATTACTTAAATAATTTATTTATATTATTGTGTTTTTCAGCAACGCTCTCCGCCCAGAGCGGATGGAATATGCAAGTTCGGGCATTGGTAAAACCTCCTGAAAACTGCAGCAGTATTTGGGGTCATACAACCGGAAATGGAAAGGAATTGGCGCTCTTGGGAACTGCTGAAGGTGTCCGGATTTACGATCTCAGTTTGCCGGATCAGCCTAAGGAGATATTATTTATTCAAAGTAATCCCTGCCTTTGGCGCGAGTTAAAGACTTCCGGAGACTTCGCTTACGTATCCAGTGAGTGTGACGATGGATTGTTGATCATTGATTTGCGAAATCCGGATTCTATTCAGCACAAATTTGTTTTTGAC is a window of Candidatus Vicinibacter affinis DNA encoding:
- the aroQ gene encoding type II 3-dehydroquinate dehydratase; protein product: MQKPGILIINGPNLNMLGVRQPEIYGNVSFETYLENLHATFAEVTLGYYQSNHEGDLIDCIQESTKSYRGIVINPGAYTHTSVAIRDALAGIQIPVIEVHLSNIYSREQFRRISLIKEVCVSSFVGFGLDGYKMAVERMMEFIRAGF
- a CDS encoding gliding motility-associated C-terminal domain-containing protein, which translates into the protein MANFRHLFWIPFVAIIFSLDLAAQPLQFFDVKDSLPLKALNVHGTTDAGWITLANAPDSTIQLIKYNYCGKKVYTKKFKVDTFDLFSMNTARFPGGSQSDTILLAEIFTKGAQSGIHLLEIHPFTGSVLLSTTISIPDQKVYLNPVVHATNDVQSRYISFNAGPDSSNLSGYLIRTDQNFSQQLLSKMDSAHLIRDVHVFNNNQIFLALDSNLVAGIDPSFNVLFSYHLDSQFVHIDRGIVTGNSSIVLAGNYFTTSSTHNLCLVELDQDGIIEEQTTLAYPYDPSLEPRVVSFRPRGGNQRQYLTSFAHRVNGNLSSPAGAKYDSRLANTANNSLLKSITSDKVSNLAIDYSEIEENVIMTGNFTDTLRFFNAKLATDLKINDVKCTAEDKEIIARTNVEKFKQDTFAGLKLISLPMVNNNSTIIPKMFDLELKRSCSYYDFKQGATKVMGCVGDSNTILAIPVKYANLDFQNPFVKYLWSPDPDTKIPNTTYDTLITIPNIALTITSSYCDEAASLTYNIEELPCVDFPNVFMPGSETVVNKDFNPVYKDNNLNKIRSVEFDIYNRWGKKVFSTTNPAATWDGNIDGNPAPMESYLYTLTIFYLNNQVRTQKGVFSLIR